From Argopecten irradians isolate NY chromosome 2, Ai_NY, whole genome shotgun sequence, the proteins below share one genomic window:
- the LOC138314696 gene encoding proteasome activator complex subunit 3-like, producing MPKELQKQRAELLEKVSDFKEKFKTDGDHLVQDVFPNKIIELEELFQTMCLSKVSDMHCDLNIPVPDPVMFNNDNDSGEPQSKKRKSEYGHSNSENNISGTPVMVLPYGPVPCNKKIVALSERMKPLIWELIDNANVLKMWIAFLIPKIEDGNNFGVSIQEDTMGEARQVESEAASYLEQVSRYFITRAKLVSKVAKYPHISDYRQAVKELDEKGFISLRLICCELRNHYASLHDLVLKNMDKIKKPRNANAQSLY from the exons GGGGATCACCTTGTTCAAGATGTCTTTCCTAACAAAATCATAGAGCTTGAGGAATTATTTCAG ACGATGTGCCTATCGAAAGTTTCTGACATGCATTGTGATCTTAACATCCCGGTACCAGATCCTGTTATGTTTAACAATGACAATGATTCTGGAGAG CCACAGTCAAAGAAACGTAAATCAGAATATGGTCACAGCAACAGTGAAAAcaacatttcag GCACACCAGTGATGGTACTGCCTTATGGACCAGTTCCTTGTAACAAAAAAATTGTAGCATTATCAGAAAGGATGAAACCTCTTATATGGGAACTTATAGACAACGCCAATGTG TTGAAAATGTGGATAGCTTTCCTGATACCTAAGATTGAAGACGGCAACAACTTTGGTGTATCTATTCAG GAAGATACAATGGGAGAAGCACGACAAGTTGAGAGTGAGGCTGCATCATACTTAGAACAAGTCTCTCGCTACTTCATCACACGGGCCAAACTCGTGTCAAAAGTTGCCAAATACCCACACATT AGTGATTACAGACAGGCTGTGAAGGAACTGGACGAGAAGGGATTTATCAGTCTCCGTCTTATCTGCTGTGAACTGAGAAATCATTAT GCTAGTCTTCATGATCTTGTGTTGAAAAATATGGACAAAATCAAGAAGCCGAGAAATGCCAATGCCCAAAGCTTGTACTAA
- the LOC138314693 gene encoding GATOR2 complex protein WDR24-like codes for MSMMHNVSRAVHDRVNPVVLKTMHCSCEGPVNALAINRDTSLAVVAGRNVFKIFSIEDEKFEEKMNLRVGRNVNLNFSASDVTWNQNEDNILASAATNGSVVLWDINRTSKSKQDYVFTDHNRTVNRVRFHENEVNLLLSGSQDGSMKLFDVRKRTVSTTFVSGSSVRDVQFCPSAFSYFHFAAADESGNIQIWDMRQPDRVQKQITAHSGPVFSIDWHPEDRNWIGTAGRDKSIKVWDLQRNKLLYTIHTVASVMRIRWRPQRRFHIASSSLLVDFSINIWNIQRPYIPFASFEEHKDVTTDIVWKKEDPHMFYSCSKDCTLYQHVFKDAKRPADLVTPSGIDMNLDYMVSHAHGERTLSTDKNSSGKLSIFQKKPSRSDHFTQAYSSLHVYNCDKRETSLSMDWFRDSAQRYLLKGFSLDKLCEHNAQVAESQGRYQVAQSWRMLMVMYSQSLYTDPQFRTLSMVSNSSDKPETDKGKKDSQKIDHQDLDNNDVTSGGSDEDSDKEIIKENLSSIARGQASTEWDILFDGDQLTYDSLGDIDKGLQELTLPNEAFVPRHEIKEHPNPLDSMANGHDSPASANESEGNVQSLQHSSRSNVDEEVLVTFSNDMNVPNIGFSNHVVDMMYFYAEQGDVQTPVCMLLVLGPKNRPDIDIATQENWFMSYIDLLGRFKLWTVSNVIIKMSYLPQISMMNQQSTRIPLHCSMCNKVLSRVGWLCDRCKVVINTCALCHHPVKGQFLWCQGCSHGGHLQHMANWFSTRKFCPAGCGHMCEFT; via the exons ATGAGTATGATGCACAATGTATCCCGAGCTGTCCATGATCGAG TCAACCCAGTTGTACTCAAGACGATGCACTGCAGTTGTGAAGGACCAGTAAATGCTTTGGCCATCAACCGCGATACGTCTCTGGCTGTTGTCGCAGGCCGCAATG TGTTCAAAATATTTAGCATTGAGGATGAAAAGTTTGAGGAGAAAATGAATCTTCGTGTTGGGCGAAATGTCAACCTAAACTTCAGTGCCTCAGATGTCACCTGGAACCAAAATGAAG acaatatttTAGCATCAGCGGCCACCAATGGGTCTGTAGTATTATGGGATATAAACAGGACTAGCAAGTCCAAACAAG atTATGTGTTTACAGACCATAATCGTACAGTAAACCGTGTTCGTTTTCATGAGAATGAAGTAAATTTACTTCTGAGTGGTTCACAAGACGGAtcaatgaaattgttt GATGTAAGAAAGCGGACAGTGTCCACCACATTTGTATCAGGAAGCAGTGTCCGAGATGTCCAGTTTTGTCCCAGTGCTTTTAGTTACTTCCATTTTGCTGCTGCTGATGAAAGTGGAAACATTCAG ATATGGGATATGAGACAGCCAGACCGTGTCCAGAAACAGATCACAGCACACAGCGGCCCAGTGTTCAGTATTGATTGGCATCCAGAGGACAGGAACTGGATTGGCACGGCTGGCCGTGACAAATCTATCAAG GTGTGGGATCTCCAGAGGAACAAGCTACTCTATACTATCCACACAGTTGCCTCCGTGATGAGGATACGATGGCGACCTCAGAGACGTTTTCATATTGCTAGTTCATCCCTCCTTGTTGACTTCAGCATCAATATCTGGAATATCCAACGTCCTTACATACCATTTGCGTCCTTTGAGGAACACAAAGATGTCACAACAG ATATTGTGTGGAAGAAAGAAGATCCACATATGTTTTACAGCTGTAGTAAAGACTGTACTCTGTACCAACATGTGTTTAAAGATGCAAAACGTCCAGCCGACCTTGTTACACCGTCCGGTATTGACATGAATCTCGACTACATGGTATCACATGCTCATGGAGAACGCACCCTATCTACAG ACAAAAACAGTTCCGGGAAATTGTCGATATTTCAGAAGAAGCCGTCGCGTAGTGACCATTTCACACAGGCCTATAGCTCACTACACGTATACAACTGTGATAAACGTGAG ACATCGCTTTCCATGGACTGGTTTCGAGATTCCGCCCAACGCTATCTGCTTAAGGGGTTTTCGTTGGATAAGCTTTGTGAACACAACGCTCAAGTGGCAGAAAGTCAAGGTCGCTACCAA gTAGCCCAGAGTTGGCGGATGCTGATGGTGATGTACTCACAGAGTCTGTACACAGATCCCCAGTTCAGGACTCTGTCCATGGTCTCCAACAGCAGTGATAAACCAGAAACAGACAAAG GGAAGAAGGATTCCCAGAAAATTGACCACCAAGACCTAGACAACAATGACGTTACATCTG GTGGAAGTGATGAGGACTCTGATAAAGAAATCATCAAGGAGAATCTATCCAGTATCGCTCGAGGGCAGGCCTCTACTGAGTGGGACATCCTTTTTGATGGGGATCAACTGACATACGACTCCCTAGGGGACATAGACAAGGGATTACAG GAGCTGACATTACCAAATGAAGCCTTTGTGCCTCGTCACGAGATAAAGGAACATCCTAATCCCCTGGATTCCATGGCCAACGGCCATGACTCCCCTGCCAGTGCAAATGAAAGTGAGGGCAACGTGCAGAGTCTTCAACACAGTTCAAGGTCAAATGTGGACGAGGAAGTCCTTGTTACATTCTCCAACGATATGAACGTCCCAAATATTGGATTCTCAAATCATGTTGTAGACATGATGTACTTCTATGCTGAACAG GGGGATGTGCAGACTCCTGTGTGTATGCTGCTGGTACTGGGGCCTAAGAATCGTCCAGATATCGACATTGCTACTCAGGAAAACTGGTTCATGTCTTATATAG ACCTGCTGGGACGTTTCAAGTTGTGGACAGTCTCTAACGTCATAATAAAAATGAGTTACCTCCCTCAGATATCTATGATGAACCAACAGTCGACGCGTATTCCTCTACACTGCTCAATGTGCAATAAAGTGCTCTCACGAGTGGGCTGGCTCTGTGATAGATGTAAGGTCGTTATCAACACTTGTGCCTTATG CCATCATCCAGTGAAAGGACAATTCCTCTGGTGTCAAGGTTGTTCTCATGGAGGCCATTTACAACATATGGCTAATTGGTTTTCTACCCGCAAATTCTGTCCTGCAGGCTGTGGACATATGTGTGAATTCACatga
- the LOC138314697 gene encoding M-phase-specific PLK1-interacting protein-like, with amino-acid sequence MNFQPRSPFQQQSGYGQSNNSSRQPSPQQNILHGWGTPARGFSPNPSPRADRQFQSPGSAKHHSPRHLNFSSSSYNSPTYMNSPGYAHPYDRYSSPSDSKFKTPHSPNLFSPPGSRGRGGYSGRKHNQNFHRNFNQTPRQDRNCNPGGSGNIEDYFHPSMLHDPWKFCSSVPVTHEPSLTT; translated from the exons atgaattTCCAGCCGAGATCTCCGTTTCAGCAGCAATCCGGATATGGACAGAGCAACAACAGTTCACGGCAGCCTAGTccacaacaaaacattttacatgGCTGGGGTACGCCTGCAAGGGGCTTCTCTCCGAACCCCAGTCCGCGTGCCGACAGACAATTTCAATCGCCCGGTTCTGCGAAACATCACAGTCCTAGGCATTTGAATTTCAGTTCTTCCAGTTATAATTCTCCTACGTATATGAACTCGCCAGGGTATGCCCATCCATACGATAGGTACTCATCCCCCAGTGATTCCAAGTTCAAAACGCCCCACTCTCCAAATCTCTTCTCTCCCCCGGGGTCAAGAGGGCGTGGCGGTTACAGTGGCAGAAAGCATAATCAGAATTTCCACAGAAACTTTAATCAG ACTCCGAGACAAGACCGTAATTGTAATCCGGGAGGCAGTGGCAATATTGAAGATTACTTCCATCCGAGTATGTTACATGATCCTTGGAAATTTTGTAGTTCTGTTCCGGTCACACATGAACCATCGCTGACAACGTGA